GACGAGAGAAGTTTCTGATGATCAGCTGGTTGGGACAGGCCCTGAAGGTCCAGGTAGGACAGCCACTAACCCTTCCCCGGTGAGGGCACAGCGGCCCTGTATGTGCCACGGGTGGTCTTTGATGGCACTAGGGTGAGGAACTGGAGATCTCCACGATGGTCATGGAGTCCTTCATGTCCTGCTTATTGGCAAAGATGAGGATGGGCGCATCGCGTAgagcctgtggacagaggaacccagcccCAGTCAGCCTGCCAGGACCCAGCCTCCCTTCCCACTGCCCCATGAGCCCTCTCAAGCTCTCCTGCTTTCCCAGCAAGACAGCCCCATGCCCAGGTGGGCAAGGATGGAGGCCCTGCCCAACAGTAACAACCACATGAAACGATACCAACAGTTCATGGAGGGCCCGCAACCAGCTCATAGAGTCCTTACAACGATCCCAGGAGGAGGGAATTGATGACCTGTCCCACTTACATTGTACTTGGGGAAATTGGGAATTAGAGAAGCACAGTAACTCGTGTGGGGTCCCACCACAGTGAGTGACAAGTGAGGTCAGGACTGGCACTTGCAACTCTGAATTCTGTGATCAGTTGTGCTGAAGGCCTTATTGCCCTTCATCTGGAATAATCTTGCCCTGCCCAAGCTGCTAGGATAGAGGTGCTCAGAGACTGGGACATCAGTAATGATGCTCAAGAAGCTGTGTGACTagactgaggtcacacagctagtagctAGTGCCCTGGGTCCTCTCCCAACTGCAGGGAGCTTACCTCATGGGCCAGCATCTTATACAGCTCCTCTCGAGTGGTCAGCAGCCGGTCCCGGTCTGTGCTGTCAATCACAAGGATGATGAACTGGCCAGCAGAGGGAAGTTGTGAGTGATgacacacacattcattcatcCCATGAATGTGTCTCCTCCCACTTTACTCTGCCTTGATGTGAGCCCCACAGAAAACAAACTGTCCAGTCTCAAGACCTCACTGCCCTAGTC
The DNA window shown above is from Bos javanicus breed banteng chromosome 19, ARS-OSU_banteng_1.0, whole genome shotgun sequence and carries:
- the ARL5C gene encoding LOW QUALITY PROTEIN: putative ADP-ribosylation factor-like protein 5C (The sequence of the model RefSeq protein was modified relative to this genomic sequence to represent the inferred CDS: inserted 2 bases in 1 codon); protein product: MNECVCHHSQLPSAGQFIILVIDSTDRDRLLTTREELYKMLAHEALRDAPILIFANKQDMKDSMTIVEISSSSPXSAIKDHPWHIQGRCALTGEGLPAGLQWMQSQATAS